The Quercus robur chromosome 7, dhQueRobu3.1, whole genome shotgun sequence genome has a segment encoding these proteins:
- the LOC126691156 gene encoding secreted RxLR effector protein 161-like gives MSMVGELTFLLGLQVKQRKDGIFISQEKYARNLVKKFGLDSKKHASTPMSSSTKLSLDSSRIEVSPTLYRSIIGSLLHLTASRPDIAFSVGVCAHYQAAPKESHLTAMKRIIRYTNGTLEYGLWYSKDSNDCLAGYSDANWRRSVNDRKSTSGECFYLGNNLVSWMSKK, from the coding sequence atgagtatggtgggggaactTACATTTTTATTGGGTCTTCAAGTTAAACAAAGGAAGGATGGTATATTCATCTCTCAAGAAAAATATGCTAGAAAtcttgtcaagaagtttggactagattCCAAAAagcatgcctccactcccatgagttCATCTACCAAGCTTAGTCTTGATTCTTCCAGGATAGAAGTAAGTCCAACTTtatataggagcatcataggaagtcTCCTACATCTCACTGCAAGCAGGCCGGACATTGCGTTTAGTGTGGGAGTATGTGCTCATTATCAAGCAGCTCCAAAGGAGTCTCACTTGACAGCTATGAAGAGAATCATACGTTATACTAATGGCACTCTCGAGTATGGTCTATGGTACTCAAAAGACTCTAATGATTGTCTAGCCGGTTACTCGGATGCAAATTGGCGAAGAAGTGTTAATGACCgaaaaagcacttcaggcgaaTGTTTCTATCTTGGAAACAATCTTGTATCATGGATGAGTAAGAAGTAG